GCGGCGCGGGCCAGGTCGAGCGAATCGGCTTCGGATCCGGTCAGGGCTTCCAGGTAGAAATCCAGGTCGCCGGCTTCCAGGCTCGAATCGGGCATCGCGGCCTCCACCTCCAGAAAAGTGGCCGGCCGCCGGTCCTCATCCCCGGTTTCGGCGGGCCCCGCGTTCTCGGCCGGATCCCCGTTCTCGGCCGGATCCCCGTTCTCGGCCGGACTGCCCGCCGCGTGCAGTTCGCCCCTGGCGATGAGCGTCCGGACGGAGTCGGCGTAGGCGCCCACCACGACGTATCGATACGTCGTCGTATCCAGCTGATCACTGCGCCATTCGTTCATGAATTTGAAGCCGAAGAGGATCGCCGGCAATACGAGGAGCGGCAGGAGGATGCTCAATACCACCGTCCGGCGGTCTCGCAGCAGCATGCGCATTTCGTGCTTGTACAGCAGTCCGATCTTTGCGCGGTTCATGCGGCCTCTTGGATGAAGGAGACGAAGATGTCTTCGAGGTAGTGCGCCCCGGTCCGCTCGCGAAGCGCTTCAAGGGTGCCGGAAGCCAGGATCCGTCCCTCGTGGATGATGGCGATCCGGTCGCACAGTTTTTCCGCTTCGCTCATGATGTGGGTGGAGAACAGGATGGTCTTGCCCTGTGCTTTCAGTTCGGTCAATATGGCCTGCATTTCCAGGGCGTTCAGCACGTCGAGGCCGACGGTGGGCTCGTCGAAGACCAGGATCGGCGGATCGTGAGCCAGGGTCCGGGCGATCGCCACCTTCTGCTTCATCCCGCTGGAGAGCTTGTCTATGCGGGCGCGGGCATATTCCTCGATCCCGAAGCGCTCGACGAGTTCATCGACCCTGGCGGGCGTCCGTGAGGCGTCGTATCCGTTGATCCGGGCGAAAAATTCGATGGTTTCTCTCGCGGTAAGGCGGGGGTACAACGCGGTGGTGGCCGAATAGAACCCGACGTGTTTACGGACTTCCACGGGTTCCTCGGCCACGTCGAATCCCATGATCTGCGCGGTGCCGGCCGAGGGCTTGAGTATCGTCGTCAGCATGCGCAGCGTCGTCGTCTTGCCGGCGCCGTTCGCACCCAGCAACCCGAAGATCTCGCCGGGACGGCAGGTGAAATCGATCTGCCGCACGGCGTGCACGGGACCGCGGGATTCATCGTAATAGGTCTTGCTCAGGTCCTTCACGAATACGGGATCGTTCACGGTTGCCATCCTCTTGAGGGGTTGCGGCGTAAAAGCCGGTGTTTCAGGAAACCGCCCAGCCCGCCTTCATAGCTGCCGGTCATGATGTCTTCGTAACGGGTGATCGCCGCGGCGATCCGCAGAATGATCCAGATGTACAGGACTTCCATCAGCAAAGTGAGGCCGATCTGGGGCCAGTGATAGACCCCGCCGATGGCTTCCCGGAACACCAGACAGACGTTTATGATGGGCACGCAGGCCAGCCAGGTCGTGAGTTCCAGGCCGGGGAACTGCATGAAGACCGCCGGCACCAGGATCATGACGGTTACGAAGGGACCCGCCAGGGACTGGGCGTCCT
The window above is part of the Gemmatimonadota bacterium genome. Proteins encoded here:
- a CDS encoding ABC transporter ATP-binding protein, yielding MATVNDPVFVKDLSKTYYDESRGPVHAVRQIDFTCRPGEIFGLLGANGAGKTTTLRMLTTILKPSAGTAQIMGFDVAEEPVEVRKHVGFYSATTALYPRLTARETIEFFARINGYDASRTPARVDELVERFGIEEYARARIDKLSSGMKQKVAIARTLAHDPPILVFDEPTVGLDVLNALEMQAILTELKAQGKTILFSTHIMSEAEKLCDRIAIIHEGRILASGTLEALRERTGAHYLEDIFVSFIQEAA